Proteins from a genomic interval of Quercus lobata isolate SW786 chromosome 11, ValleyOak3.0 Primary Assembly, whole genome shotgun sequence:
- the LOC115966950 gene encoding arginine-glutamic acid dipeptide repeats protein-like has translation MTTSHGSLQPTRPSVPNPGTHIPASTFGQKAFMSHDSMVSLQGLLQRGPTPPSAPNPGTHIPASTFGQKAFVSHDNKFSLQGSLQRGPTRPSVANPGTHIPASTFGQKAFVSHDSMVSLQGSLQRDPTPPSAPNPGTHIPTSTFGQKAFVSHDNKFSLQGSLQRGPTRPSVPNPGTHIPASTFGQKAFVSHDSMVSLQGSLQRGLTPPSAPNPGTHIPASTFGQKVFVSHDNKFLLQGSLQRGPTRPSVPNPGTHIPASTFGQKAFVSHDSMVSLQGSLQRGPTPPSAPNPGTHIPASTFGQKAFVSHDNKFSLQGSLQRGPTRPYVPNPGTHIPASTFGQKAFVSHDSMVSLQGSLQRGPTPPSAPNPGTHIPASTFGQKAFVSHDNKFSLQGSLQRGPTRPLYQIQAPTFQLQHLAKRPL, from the coding sequence ATGACAACAAGTCATGGCTCATTACAGCCAACTCGGCCATCTGTACCAAATCCAGGCACCCACATTCCAGCTTCAACATTTGGCCAAAAGGCCTTTATGAGTCATGACAGCATGGTTTCATTACAAGGCTTATTACAAAGGGGTCCAACACCACCATCTGCACCAAATCCAGGCACCCACATTCCAGCTTCAACATTTGGCCAAAAGGCCTTTGTGAGTCATGACAACAAGTTTTCATTACAAGGCTCATTACAGAGGGGTCCAACTCGGCCATCTGTAGCAAATCCAGGCACCCACATTCCAGCTTCAACATTTGGCCAAAAGGCCTTTGTGAGTCATGACAGCATGGTTTCATTACAAGGCTCATTACAAAGGGATCCAACACCACCATCTGCACCAAATCCAGGCACCCACATTCCAACTTCAACGTTTGGCCAAAAGGCCTTTGTGAGTCATGACAACAAGTTTTCATTACAAGGCTCATTACAGAGGGGTCCAACTCGGCCATCTGTACCAAATCCAGGCACCCACATTCCAGCTTCAACATTTGGCCAAAAGGCCTTTGTGAGTCATGACAGCATGGTTTCATTACAAGGCTCATTACAAAGGGGTCTAACACCACCATCTGCACCAAATCCAGGCACCCACATTCCAGCTTCAACATTTGGCCAAAAGGTCTTTGTGAGTCATGACAACAAGTTTTTATTACAAGGCTCATTACAGAGGGGTCCAACTCGGCCATCTGTACCAAATCCAGGCACCCACATTCCAGCTTCAACATTTGGCCAAAAAGCATTTGTGAGTCATGACAGCATGGTTTCATTACAAGGCTCATTACAAAGGGGTCCAACACCACCATCTGCACCAAATCCAGGCACCCACATTCCAGCTTCAACATTTGGCCAAAAGGCCTTTGTGAGTCATGACAACAAGTTTTCATTACAAGGCTCATTACAGAGGGGTCCAACTCGGCCATATGTACCAAATCCAGGCACCCACATTCCAGCTTCAACATTTGGCCAAAAGGCCTTTGTGAGTCATGACAGCATGGTTTCATTACAAGGCTCATTACAAAGGGGTCCAACACCACCATCTGCACCAAATCCAGGCACCCACATTCCAGCTTCAACATTTGGCCAAAAGGCCTTTGTGAGTCATGACAACAAGTTTTCATTACAAGGCTCATTACAAAGGGGTCCAACTCGGCCATTGTACCAAATCCAGGCACCCACATTCCAGCTTCAACATTTGGCCAAAAGGCCTTTGTGA
- the LOC115966951 gene encoding leucine-rich repeat extensin-like protein 5, whose amino-acid sequence MVSLQGSLQRGPTPPSAPNPGTHIPTSTFGQKAFVSHDNKFSLQGSLQKGPTRPSAPNPGTHIPTSTFGQNAFVSHDNKFSLQSSLQRGPTPPSAPIPGTHIPASTFGQKAFVSHDNKFSLQGSLQKGPTRPSAPNPGTHIPTSTFGQNAFVSHDNKFSLQGSLQRGPTPPSAPNPGTHIPASTFGQKAFVSHDSMVSLQGSLQRGPTPPSTPNPGTHIPSSTINQKAFGGHNMALFKSSLAEGPVTPSNPNPPTHIPSPN is encoded by the coding sequence ATGGTTTCATTACAAGGCTCATTACAAAGGGGTCCAACACCACCATCTGCACCAAATCCAGGCACCCACATTCCAACTTCAACATTTGGCCAAAAGGCCTTTGTGAGTCATGACAACAAGTTTTCATTACAAGGCTCATTACAGAAGGGTCCAACTCGGCCATCTGCACCAAATCCAGGCACCCACATTCCAACTTCAACATTTGGCCAAAATGCCTTTGTGAGTCATGACAACAAGTTTTCATTACAAAGCTCATTACAGAGGGGTCCAACACCACCATCTGCACCAATTCCAGGCACCCACATTCCAGCTTCAACATTTGGCCAAAAGGCCTTTGTGAGTCATGACAACAAGTTTTCATTACAAGGCTCATTACAGAAGGGTCCAACTCGGCCATCTGCACCAAATCCAGGCACCCACATTCCAACTTCAACATTTGGCCAAAATGCCTTTGTGAGTCATGACAACAAGTTTTCATTACAAGGCTCATTACAGAGGGGTCCAACACCACCATCTGCACCAAATCCAGGCACCCACATTCCAGCTTCAACATTTGGCCAAAAGGCCTTTGTGAGTCATGACAGCATGGTTTCATTACAAGGCTCATTACAAAGGGGTCCAACACCACCATCTACACCAAATCCAGGCACCCACATTCCATCTTCAACAATTAACCAAAAGGCCTTTGGAGGCCACAATATGGCTCTTTTCAAAAGCTCACTAGCAGAGGGTCCGGTTACTCCATCTAACCCTAATCCACCCACCCACATCCCTTCGCCTAATTAA